ttaaaaattgttattttcatagTAGTTAGAACGTGTATATATAGAGGGTGTGGTAGTgtgctgtttaggatgatatgcaaaaaaactaggagtgaaaaaaaaggattgtactaaaatgggaagagaaatgaaatgaggcaatttatatcacataaagaggatGGGGAGGTTACTGTTACAGTAGAGAGGAGGATGACAGTGGTGATGGCTAATACATAAACCTTAATCTCATTGGAATTAAGTCAGattcatttgggtatagaatcctatcttaccatatagagaaatagaaggggaataagaaaatgGTGGGAAGGGAAATAACATAAGGGAGGGGGGTAAAGGGGgagtgactaaaagcaaaacactggtatggaaggaaagagtgaaaggagaaagggtagGCTTAAAAGAGAGGGTCAAGATAGagaggaatacacagatggtaatcataactgtgaattcATGGGATGAagtcactcataaaatggaagcagatagcagagtgaactaaaaaccagaatcctaaaacattttgtttacaagaaacacatttcagGCAGGTAGAcagagagtaaaggtaagaggctataGCAGAATCTGTTTtggcttcaactgagaaaaaaagcaggagtagcagtcatgatctcatacaaagctaaagcaaaaataaatctgattaaaagagataaagataatTACATCTTTAAAAggtagtataaataatgaagaaatatcaagtACTAAACATATGTACAtcaaatagatagtaaaaccatactagcaAGGAACCTCAACCTCTATTATAACTAGATAAATTAaccaaaaataagtaagaaagaaagtaaaggaagtgaataaaattttagagagGTTAGATTTAAtacatatctggagaaaaatgaatacaaataaaaatgaatatatcttcttttctacagcacatggcacatacacaaaaattcaccgtgtactagggcataaaaacttcacaaccaaatgcagaaaatcagaaataataaaggcaattttttcagatcataatgcagtaaCATTAGTCAGTACAgattcatggaaaggcaaattaaaaatcaatttgaaactaaataattcttcaaaactggtgggtctaagaacaaatcatagaaacaatcactgatttcattgaagagacaACATAATAAAATTTATAGGATACagcaaagcagtacttggggggaAATTGTATCCCTAAATTTTttatatcagtaaaatagagaaaaaacagatcaatgaattgggcatgcaactaaaaaaagtagaaaaagaacaaattaaaaatccccagttaaagATTAAAtaggaaatcttaaaaatcaaagaagaaattaataaaactcaaagtaaaagaactattggactAAGAAATTAGACTCAGAGCTGGCTCTATGAAAAACGCAATTAagagtattggttaatttgatttaaaaaagaagagaatcaaattgccagtatcaaaaaaatgaaaagggttataacacctctaatgaaaagaaatttaaagcaattattagctTTTTCCACACAATTATATAATAAATCTAATactatagatgaatatttacaaaaatataaattgcctagaataacaaaagaggaaatggaatacttaaataatcacatctcagaaaaagaaattcaacaagctATCAGTGAATTCCCCaaggaaaaaatctccagggccaacTGGATTTACAAGtgatttctataaaatatttaaagaacaattaattccaatactatacaaattactTGGCAAGAGAAGCAAGGGAGTCCtagcaaattctttttattacacaaatatactgatacctaagccaggaagaccaaaaacggaacaagaaaattacagaccaaatTCTTTAATGAACATCGAtgcaaaattctttaaaaaaatattagcaaagagactatagtAATATATATCAAGGagtattcactatgaccaggtgggatttatacaaaGAATGCAaagctggtttaatattaagaaaaccattgtataattaaccatatcaataacaaacaaacaaatcacatgattatcttgatAAATATAGGAAAACCCTTTGACAAAGTATAacccccattcctattgaaaacacttaaGAGCAtatttaaaaccaccagcaagtatcatctacaacggagataaattagaagccttcacaataaaatcaggagtgaagcaaggatgcccattatcaccattattatttaatattatactagaaatgctagttttagcaattaaagaagaaaaagaaattgaaggaattaaaggaggcAATAAGGAATGTAAACTATCACTTTATGAACAATATGATGATATAGAGAACTTTATAAAATCAATggaaaaaactagtcaaaataatgaCTAAGTTGTAGAAtaccaaataaatcatcagcatttatatttccaacaaaactcagaaccgagttagaaagagaaattccatttaaaatcactctagacctgtgctggtaaacctatggcatgtatgctggagggggctgctctttttcccctctctaacACTCATGAGGACATTTTTCAAATCACCTGACCCTCTgggcccagcagcccaatgggagcacttcctcccctgtctgagaTAAGGGagcagctcacatgtggcatgagggtacagtttgggcacttggtctccaAAAGTTTTGCCTTAATggctctagacaatataaaatatttggaaatttatgTTAAGATGAACATAGGAAtcacatgaacacaattacaaaacttttcatacaaataaaattagatctaaacaactggaaaaacattaattgctcatgggtaggtcaagctaatataataaaaatgacaatactaacttaatttacttattcagtgccatccaatcaaactaccaaaaattttttttatagaactaggaaaaataataaaattcatctggaagaacaaagggtcaagaatttcaagggaactaatgaaaaaaatgtgaaggatggagaaattacaaagcacttttactGACTGTAAGCGTTCCCTAACACTAAAGGCCcatctttttaataaaaacattttactaGGAAAATATGGCAGCAAGTTCTGGACCACAAATGCCTCTAAAGAGATAAAGATGAGCCAcccaaataaggaaatgaaatggTTCCTGATGGTATGAGCTGGCCGCAACATAATCAAGAGACTAAAAAGAACAGGATTTAATTAAATTATGTTATAAAAAAAATGACAGGAGGCTGGCCAATCCTCCATTGGTATCGctgaaatataaaattgaaatggaTGAAATTAGATTGACTCCATATGATAAAACTTTTGGAAGGACATGGATGAAAACTGCACAAAATGGGGAGGCATGAATGGATTACAAACTATTGCTGGAAGGAATTCCCACCTTATTAAAATCACAAATCCatttgacaaaggaaaaaaactgggaaaaaagatattttaccATGTGACAGTCATTTATGactaaaaagaaaagtgaaattacTGTGGCAGAACCCATATTTTAACACAATGAGTTGGTTGGTGAGGAACTATAGGAATTTCAGGAGACACCTTTTTCCAGGTCAGCGGAGAGAAGAAAGCTAAATGATAAAGGAtccaaattatctttttttttttaaagaaaggggaaGATCTGAACATTCTTCTTTTAGTAGCTATTGAATAACAGATGCATTAGGATTAATCATTGCTGGTATAAAATCCTGAAATATTTGAGAACCTGAAATATTTGAGAAGAGATAAGATCCAGAgaagaataatataaattaaaataagactTTTTAGTAAGAAGAAAGAATACCTCCCCTCTTATGATGAGTGGGAAGATTATTaatctaataattttttattactgGCATCACACATTTATAAAATTTCAATTTTCTCAATTCAGATTCTATGTTGTAAATAGAAGTGACTAAAGgaataaggagagaagaaaacattcagaaaagctactgggagaaaaaaatatttcttttcacaattattgtttctattcaCATTTGAAGTCTCTAATTTCTTTGAAAGCATATGGTCTTTGTCTAACATTTATTACATTCTTAAGACTCAAAGTTCCTATGCTTCTGCCTAGTGTGAATTTTCTGGTGTTGAGTAAGTCCTGCACTACGACAGaatgcttttccacattcattgcattcataaggcttttctccagtatgaatcctaTGATGAGAAGCAAGGGATGCCCTATGACTAAAAGCCTTCCCACATTTagtacatttataaggtttctctccagtgtgggttCTTTGATGGTCAATAAGTTGTATACTCTGGCGGAAAGTTTTCCCACAGTCATTGCATGTATAAGGTTTTGCTCCAGTATGAATTGTATAATGGAATGTAAGAGATGCCCTGTGAGTGAAagtcttcccacattcattacattcatatggtttctctccagtatgaattcgcTGATGCCTGGTAAGTTCTGTACTCTGGCggaaagctttcccacattcattgcattcataaggcttctctccagtatgaattctttgatgttcagTAAGGCGTATGCTTCGactgaaggccttcccacattcagtacattcaaaaggtttctctcctgtatgaattctctgatgccgAGTAAGCCCTGTGCTTCGGCGAAAagtcttcccacattcattacattcataaggtttctctcctgtatgaattctctgatgctgaGTAAGTTCTGTGCTCCAGCggaaagcttttccacattcattacatgcataaggtttttctccagtgtgaattctctggtgttcaGTAAGTCGTGTACTTCGGCAAAAGGCCTTGCCACAtttattacattcataaggtttttccccaCTATGAATTTTATAATGTGAAGTAAGAGATGATCTATGGttgaaagctttcccacattcattacattcataaggtttttctcctttatgaattctctgatgttcagcaagtCCTGAACTCCAGCGGAAGGATTTTCCACATTCGTTACATTCATAAGGCCTCTCCTTGGTATGAATTCTCATGTTTTTGTTACATTTCTGGGGTTTCTCTATAGTATGGATTGTCTGAAGGGAAGTAACAGATGATTTCCAGTCAAAGGTTTTCAAATATTCATTGCATTTACTAGTTTTCTCTCCAGACTGCATTCTATAGTAATCAACAGTATCTGAATTATGACTGAAGGACTTCCTACATTCATAATGAGAAAACATTTTCTCTGAGCATAGTCTATTACATTTACTTGAGTATGAATAGATACTAAAACTCTTCCTGTGCATCTCACATGGATGAAATCTCTTTCTTATAAATATTCTCTGTTGTGGAAAAAGAACTGGGCCTAAATTAAAGATTCTTACATATTGCTGATGCTCGTGACCTCTCTCTTTATCGGAAATTTTCCTTTTGACAGTCTGTAAATGCATGGAATATTCCTCCTTATCTATCTTCTGCCCCTGCAAAGTGGCAACATGGTTTCTCAACTTGGTGACCCAAATGCCATTCCTTGTGAGCCTTTTTTGGAATGACTCTTCCAGAAGAATGCCCAGTTCTGGAGCTGACTCTTTGGCTTCAAGTCTAGGCTCCCAATctgaaagaaaatttcaaaatataagtATTCTCCTCCACATTCCTATCTGCTCCACCTAGAAAAAGCTactcttgaattttaaaaagcagaaataccACTTTACTTTGGATTATCATTTCCAGTTCTATAAAAGCTTTTGCATTGATTCTCACAATTTTGTGAGTCAAAGTTCGCAGCTGTTTTCCAAAAGGGGAAAGTCTCAGAGTAATTCATCATGTTAACACTGCTAATAAGTGAAatgttccttcccctctctcccccaaaTTACTTGGCCTACAGATTCAGTTCCTTTATTAAACAACTATCATATAGAATTATCATTTTAGCATgtgttaaaaagaataaaaaaacccCTTAAAACATCTGTCCTCATggaccttacattctactgaggaagagaagatgaatacagataataattataaagtaaaaGACATTCCAAGAGGTGAAAAGTACTGACAAAGTGatgcaagggttaaaaaataaaggttggactaaatatgaCAGAATGTGATCGCTGAAATTAATACAtctcaagtcaaatgactttttagaagttatttatttataaaaaagaaggaaagagtaaggtagagaaatgagaaagggggCAGAGTAGGAAATCTAGCTTAACAAGTTAAATATCTGCTCTGGTGCCTagcagggctccagaagcccaGCTAGaaggcccagaggtaaattaggCATCACCCACATGGCCTCCAAAAGGGGGACAACCTGTTGTTCATCTCTCCCATCAGTCAGGAAAGGAAAATCAGCCTTTtccactcacccacatggtaacCCAAAGGGAAAatccagaagcagtccaaggtcctAAGCCAGAGCTTCTCCATAGCCAAGTTTGAAGGTAAAAGAGCTAGTCACAGGGagttgcaactacttttaaagacccttctttgcatcacttcctgtgccttcctttcaTTTTACGTGGACCAATCCcagttttggaattttcttaggactgctgaagaggcagtcagttgtttctgagttgtcactcACTCTAGCACATGGGGTGCAGACCTCCCCTCACTTAAGGAAATGTGGGGgcgtatatgcttctggtgattaaatctaaaagttgGCAAGGggaattaatcccatcttcacaatcccTTGCTGTGAAACCTCACACTGCACCGaaaaatccagaatgaactttgggttgtagtgaaattgaactgtggggggttgaacacatttattttgtatgtatactcttatgccaatgGGGACagtcccctaattggctttttgttaatgcgtctagcaatcactggttttgttctctttcccttttatccccaaattactgtaatttagaagttggttatgtttacatgacccactggggagactagtctctcaaaGGATGCCAGGGgtgattgtgtaattagaatgttaccctaaaaactacaatccccaggaAAACTACAATTCACAGCACCCtgctcacttcctgtcattatgtgctgacatagacaggttATAAACTGGATGGAGTTCCATCTCttggtctctttccttcctgtcacagctttggtggagcagggatttttaagcaggtagaaaaacttagtcacatggttctattttgtcagataataaattttaaaaaataatactttaaggaTTGCACATGAATCTCGATCTTACAGTGGAGGGCCAAGAAAATCAAGGGCATGATGTAAGCAGACATACTTTAGTTAGATGATTTGGGCAGCTGGATAGATTAGAGTGGATAGGCTCAGCACAGGCAGGGAGTCATTGAGAGCTTTTGTCTAAGTGAGAAGAGATGAGGACATGGGGTAGGTAGTAGGTTGTACGAGGGGAAAAGAGACATGTAAGATAAGtggtagagaaaaaaatgttcaacAAGATACTGGCCATGGAAGAGGACAATGCCAGAAAGAAAGAGTCAGACTCCTGAGATGACAAACCTGCATGCCTGGACGGATAATGAAATCCTTAAAAGAAATTGGGAAGATTAAAGGAATGGTGGGCATATCATGGGGATAAATTCTGATTTAGACACATTAACTAGGAGATACCTATAGAACATCCAGATGGAGCTATGTATCAGACATTTCATGACTTGGCATTGGTGACTTTGGAGGGGATAAGGATATAGGAATAATCTCCAACTAGTCCTCCAACTTGAAATTCA
This sequence is a window from Monodelphis domestica isolate mMonDom1 chromosome 3, mMonDom1.pri, whole genome shotgun sequence. Protein-coding genes within it:
- the LOC100019744 gene encoding zinc finger protein 883-like isoform X1, whose translation is MSPMRSAALGPQGLVTFQDVAVIFSLDEWGHLDPAQRELYREVMLENYQTLACLGLAVSKPDVIAQLEQGGAPWKLEKDIPASPCPDWEPRLEAKESAPELGILLEESFQKRLTRNGIWVTKLRNHVATLQGQKIDKEEYSMHLQTVKRKISDKERGHEHQQYVRIFNLGPVLFPQQRIFIRKRFHPCEMHRKSFSIYSYSSKCNRLCSEKMFSHYECRKSFSHNSDTVDYYRMQSGEKTSKCNEYLKTFDWKSSVTSLQTIHTIEKPQKCNKNMRIHTKERPYECNECGKSFRWSSGLAEHQRIHKGEKPYECNECGKAFNHRSSLTSHYKIHSGEKPYECNKCGKAFCRSTRLTEHQRIHTGEKPYACNECGKAFRWSTELTQHQRIHTGEKPYECNECGKTFRRSTGLTRHQRIHTGEKPFECTECGKAFSRSIRLTEHQRIHTGEKPYECNECGKAFRQSTELTRHQRIHTGEKPYECNECGKTFTHRASLTFHYTIHTGAKPYTCNDCGKTFRQSIQLIDHQRTHTGEKPYKCTKCGKAFSHRASLASHHRIHTGEKPYECNECGKAFCRSAGLTQHQKIHTRQKHRNFES
- the LOC100019744 gene encoding zinc finger protein OZF-like isoform X2; amino-acid sequence: MLENYQTLACLGLAVSKPDVIAQLEQGGAPWKLEKDIPASPCPDWEPRLEAKESAPELGILLEESFQKRLTRNGIWVTKLRNHVATLQGQKIDKEEYSMHLQTVKRKISDKERGHEHQQYVRIFNLGPVLFPQQRIFIRKRFHPCEMHRKSFSIYSYSSKCNRLCSEKMFSHYECRKSFSHNSDTVDYYRMQSGEKTSKCNEYLKTFDWKSSVTSLQTIHTIEKPQKCNKNMRIHTKERPYECNECGKSFRWSSGLAEHQRIHKGEKPYECNECGKAFNHRSSLTSHYKIHSGEKPYECNKCGKAFCRSTRLTEHQRIHTGEKPYACNECGKAFRWSTELTQHQRIHTGEKPYECNECGKTFRRSTGLTRHQRIHTGEKPFECTECGKAFSRSIRLTEHQRIHTGEKPYECNECGKAFRQSTELTRHQRIHTGEKPYECNECGKTFTHRASLTFHYTIHTGAKPYTCNDCGKTFRQSIQLIDHQRTHTGEKPYKCTKCGKAFSHRASLASHHRIHTGEKPYECNECGKAFCRSAGLTQHQKIHTRQKHRNFES
- the LOC100019744 gene encoding zinc finger protein OZF-like isoform X3: MAWLAVSKPDVIAQLEQGGAPWKLEKDIPASPCPDWEPRLEAKESAPELGILLEESFQKRLTRNGIWVTKLRNHVATLQGQKIDKEEYSMHLQTVKRKISDKERGHEHQQYVRIFNLGPVLFPQQRIFIRKRFHPCEMHRKSFSIYSYSSKCNRLCSEKMFSHYECRKSFSHNSDTVDYYRMQSGEKTSKCNEYLKTFDWKSSVTSLQTIHTIEKPQKCNKNMRIHTKERPYECNECGKSFRWSSGLAEHQRIHKGEKPYECNECGKAFNHRSSLTSHYKIHSGEKPYECNKCGKAFCRSTRLTEHQRIHTGEKPYACNECGKAFRWSTELTQHQRIHTGEKPYECNECGKTFRRSTGLTRHQRIHTGEKPFECTECGKAFSRSIRLTEHQRIHTGEKPYECNECGKAFRQSTELTRHQRIHTGEKPYECNECGKTFTHRASLTFHYTIHTGAKPYTCNDCGKTFRQSIQLIDHQRTHTGEKPYKCTKCGKAFSHRASLASHHRIHTGEKPYECNECGKAFCRSAGLTQHQKIHTRQKHRNFES